One genomic segment of Thalassospiraceae bacterium LMO-SO8 includes these proteins:
- a CDS encoding ricin-type beta-trefoil lectin domain protein translates to MASFVARLLPKYLGILFLGLFILSFDANDARANSAWQQLQGHSACGGVDKAGNLQAPCNFEKATYIRQSIKACPKGTFADLGSCWVCPTGYVRSARKITHERACQKNVPDRTGPATFLGAVKCPSGSFKDGRNGGECWSCPAGYGRTAAKVDQWNACGKIGKKATSAIFKGRQCPDQDAFRDPRNGGECWKCPEDYNRTANAVTGKAACKTSFAFEPAVQRGDLKCEPGQIFDMIDGGTCWTCPEGAKRTWFSIKSAKACRNNKMRWVLPERGKYGLFGLGRGADDILAKLIAERTALDTQIKKAAKLANKNPEEVLKEAWEVIDNRPWESPYLSAALGAAVMDAAAKPAGQRTESEKQLMGQVAQLIQWNRQFIAYQAKQAHQTWELASKKAYEVAASKMGAAVIYSDSMVTPPDYNEMLVGSIQMAAGFAGPAGSILVPLFVKPVHIATFPFRKAAIKASQEAAKKVVETALKTGGGAGSWTTSGVATAALGPLMIAIAAGVIVTMEIDKFMALEKAAGKIQQSIDIANRPLDLNIFLQQKDGPDEFLFHWAAVIGADTQPSANFRTRLAAYKAGKDPDAKPTGPTMPTINFGNNVNTGQTTPNSSTIDPNSIKIETIPSTSVVVGNSAAAPAPTAEKALIAAIKRQRNQPKGTLRFELTSAPGLCLSKSEGPTEAMALADCKQRDTLWIRPNELPNALVFSGKFCVASAEAQPRDRTPVLISKCQSIPSMQWELQADGHVKMLKSDFCMTVIDGAAKGAAVLMQKCSGIRERQIWRPWVVAK, encoded by the coding sequence ATGGCGTCGTTTGTTGCAAGGTTGCTGCCGAAATACCTGGGTATTCTATTCCTCGGTCTGTTTATCCTGAGTTTTGACGCAAATGACGCGCGGGCGAATTCGGCCTGGCAGCAGCTCCAGGGCCATTCCGCCTGCGGCGGCGTCGACAAGGCCGGGAATCTCCAGGCCCCCTGTAATTTCGAGAAGGCCACCTATATCCGGCAATCCATCAAGGCGTGCCCGAAAGGAACGTTCGCCGATTTGGGGTCTTGTTGGGTTTGTCCGACGGGATATGTGCGCAGCGCCCGGAAAATCACGCATGAACGGGCCTGTCAGAAGAACGTCCCGGACCGGACGGGGCCCGCCACGTTCCTCGGGGCGGTCAAATGCCCGAGCGGCTCTTTCAAGGACGGGCGCAACGGCGGCGAGTGCTGGAGCTGCCCCGCGGGCTATGGCCGGACCGCCGCGAAGGTCGACCAGTGGAATGCCTGCGGCAAGATCGGCAAGAAGGCGACATCGGCGATCTTCAAGGGACGGCAATGTCCCGATCAGGATGCCTTCCGCGATCCGCGCAATGGCGGTGAATGCTGGAAATGCCCCGAAGATTACAACCGCACGGCCAATGCTGTGACCGGGAAGGCGGCCTGCAAGACGTCCTTCGCGTTCGAGCCGGCAGTCCAACGGGGCGATCTCAAGTGCGAACCCGGTCAGATCTTCGACATGATCGACGGCGGCACCTGCTGGACCTGCCCGGAAGGGGCCAAGCGTACGTGGTTCAGCATCAAATCCGCCAAGGCCTGCCGCAACAACAAGATGCGTTGGGTCCTGCCTGAACGCGGAAAGTACGGCCTGTTCGGCCTCGGCAGGGGCGCCGACGACATTCTCGCCAAACTCATCGCCGAACGCACGGCGTTGGATACCCAGATCAAAAAGGCTGCGAAGCTAGCGAATAAGAACCCGGAAGAGGTTCTAAAGGAGGCCTGGGAGGTCATCGACAACCGGCCGTGGGAAAGCCCCTATCTGTCCGCGGCACTTGGCGCGGCCGTGATGGATGCCGCCGCCAAACCCGCCGGTCAGCGGACGGAATCCGAGAAGCAGCTGATGGGGCAGGTTGCCCAGCTTATCCAGTGGAACCGGCAGTTCATCGCCTATCAGGCGAAACAGGCGCATCAAACCTGGGAGTTGGCGTCCAAAAAGGCCTACGAGGTCGCGGCGTCGAAGATGGGCGCCGCCGTCATCTATTCCGATTCCATGGTCACGCCGCCCGACTATAACGAGATGCTCGTGGGGTCCATCCAGATGGCGGCCGGCTTTGCCGGGCCGGCGGGCAGCATTCTCGTGCCGTTGTTTGTCAAGCCGGTGCATATTGCGACATTTCCGTTCAGGAAGGCGGCGATAAAGGCGTCGCAGGAGGCGGCGAAAAAAGTGGTCGAGACGGCCCTCAAGACGGGTGGTGGTGCCGGCAGTTGGACAACGTCGGGCGTTGCGACGGCGGCTCTCGGGCCGTTGATGATCGCCATCGCCGCCGGGGTGATCGTGACAATGGAAATCGACAAGTTCATGGCGTTGGAGAAAGCGGCCGGAAAAATCCAACAGTCGATCGATATCGCGAACCGCCCCCTCGATCTCAATATTTTTCTTCAGCAAAAGGACGGGCCGGATGAATTTTTGTTTCATTGGGCGGCCGTGATCGGCGCCGACACGCAGCCGAGCGCCAATTTCAGAACCCGCCTGGCCGCCTACAAGGCCGGCAAGGACCCGGACGCCAAGCCGACCGGGCCGACCATGCCGACGATCAACTTCGGCAACAACGTCAACACGGGCCAGACCACGCCGAACTCGTCCACCATCGATCCGAATTCGATCAAGATCGAGACCATTCCCTCGACGTCGGTGGTTGTCGGCAACTCGGCCGCGGCCCCGGCGCCGACCGCTGAAAAAGCCTTGATCGCCGCGATCAAGCGGCAGCGGAACCAGCCCAAGGGGACGCTGCGGTTCGAACTGACCAGCGCACCCGGACTGTGCCTGAGCAAAAGCGAGGGTCCGACGGAAGCCATGGCCCTGGCCGACTGCAAACAGCGGGATACCCTGTGGATCAGGCCGAACGAGTTGCCGAACGCCCTGGTGTTCAGCGGCAAGTTTTGCGTCGCCAGCGCCGAAGCCCAGCCCCGGGACCGCACGCCGGTGCTGATCTCCAAATGCCAGTCCATCCCCAGCATGCAGTGGGAGTTGCAGGCCGACGGCCACGTCAAGATGCTGAAATCCGATTTCTGCATGACCGTGATCGACGGCGCGGCCAAAGGGGCCGCCGTCCTGATGCAGAAGTGCAGCGGCATCCGCGAGCGGCAGATCTGGCGGCCCT